In Haematobia irritans isolate KBUSLIRL chromosome 1, ASM5000362v1, whole genome shotgun sequence, a genomic segment contains:
- the LOC142222042 gene encoding vesicular integral-membrane protein VIP36, giving the protein MGIRENIKTLVFCWIFLMVCCADEYMKREHSLVRPFQGVGVNLPNWDFLGHTVVTSNYIRLTPDLQSKSGALWNYAPCMTKNWEVHVTFKVHGKGSELFGDGFAIWYTKERMQPGPVFGSKDHFSGLAVILDTYSNHNGPHNHQHPYLSAMVNNGTWSYDHDRDGTHTQLAGCEVRFRNVNFDTHVAIRYENDILSVSTDLENRNEWKNCFVVNNVELPTGYFFGLSATTGDLSDNHDILSFKFYDLDTDITPDQIIARANIIPNAKTFEPPREHKDDPKPGMSNTKIFFILLFGMLAAVAVAIFAISYFKEKNSRKRFY; this is encoded by the exons atggggatcagagaaaatataaaaacgttgGTATTTTGCTGGATATTTCTAATGGTATGCTGTGCTGATGAATATATGAAAAGGGAACACTCTTTAGTTAGGCCTTTCCAAG GTGTTGGTGTGAACCTTCCAAATTGGGACTTCCTTGGTCATACAGTGGTAACAAGTAACTACATTAGATTAACACCAGATTTGCAATCTAAAAGTGGAGCTCTGTGGAATTATGCG CCGTGTATGACAAAAAATTGGGAAGTCCATGTAACATTTAAAGTACATGGGAAAGGGTCAGAACTGTTTGGAGATGgttttgcaatttggtacacaaAAGAGAGAATGCAGCCGGGTCCTGTATTTGGAAGTAAAGATCACTTTTCGGGTTTAGCTGTAATTTTAGACACATATAGCAATCACAATGGGCCTCATAAC CATCAACATCCTTACTTGAGTGCTATGGTAAACAATGGAACGTGGAGTTATGATCATGATCGAGATGGAACCCACACACAATTAGCAGGATGTGAAGTTCGTTTCCGAAATGTTAATTTCGATACCCATGTTGCTATACGCTATGAAAATGACATTCTTTCGGTGTCAACTGATCTTGAAAACCGAAATGAATGGAAaaattgctttgttgtcaaTAATGTAGAATTGCCAACTGGATACTTTTTTGGACTCTCAGCAACAACAGGTGATTTGTCTGATAATCATGATATTCTAAGTTTCAAATTCTACGATTTGGATACAGATATAACG CCCGATCAAATTATTGCTCGTGCCAACATCATACCCAATGCGAAGACATTCGAACCTCCACGTGAACATAAAGATGATCCTAAACCGGGCATGTCaaatacgaaaatcttcttcatTTTACTTTTTGGCATGTTGGCTGCTGTGGCTGTGGCAATATTCGccatttcatattttaaggagAAAAATTCACGCAAACGTTTCTATTAG
- the TBC1d7 gene encoding TBC1 domain family member 7: MTTDERNFRSSYYEKVGCHSVEEKKSLNKLLQDNIRNHVKLKQFCLSYTVPITHRSLLWNIILGVMPLHKNSTEFIMDQRKDVYDDLMRAVTVMQYGTTPKHQAFLNMWKLENNTLLASDRNDDSNADLVFMEIVKVLLQIFEDDVEIYWLAKEFYECTLEIQQECPRLKELTQTLLKKEDGQLYNHLDSLGVFSSTELLDRWYTTCFAGVINESTLVRVWDKICGGSRKIVVFIFLEMTKAFSDKAMKCKTMLEFKNLMEQVKDPDALVNKAIKTWQNSNQHSEKITVH; the protein is encoded by the exons ATGACCACAGATGAAAGAAATTTCCGTTCGAGTTATTATGAAAAAGTTGGATGTCACAGCGTAGAAGAGAAAAAATCTCTAAACAAACTTCTACAAGATAATATTCGAAATCATGTGAAGTTGAAACAGTTTTGCCTGAGTTACACTGTCCCCATCACACATCGTAGTCTTTTGTGGAACATTATTTTGGGTGTTATGCCACTAcataaaaattctacagaattcATTATGGATCAACGAAAGGACGTCTATGATGATTTAATGAGGGCTGTAACCGTAATGCAATATGGAACAACACCAAAACACCAGGCATTTTTAAATATGTGGAAATTGGAAAACAATACATTGTTAGCTAGTGATAGAAATGATGATTCGAACGCAGACCTGGTGTTTATGGAAATTGTGAAAGTATTATTGCAGATATTTGAGGATGATGTAGAAATCTATTGGCTGGCGAAAGAATTTTATGAATGCACCTTGGAAATTCAGCAAGAATGTCCAAGACTCAAGGAGCTAACGCAAACATTGCTTAAAAAGGAGGATGGTCAACTCTACAA TCACTTGGATAGTTTAGGCGTTTTTAGTTCAACTGAATTATTAGATCGATGGTATACAACATGCTTTGCTGGCGTTATCAACGAATCCACTTTAGTTAGAGTTTGGGACAAAATATGTGGAGGATCTCGAAAAAtagttgtatttatttttttggaaatgacAAAGGCTTTTAGCGACAAAGCAATGAAATGCAAGACCATGCTGGAGTTTAAAAATCTAATGGAGCAG GTTAAGGATCCCGATGCCCTAGTGAATAAGGCCATAAAAACCTGGCAAAATAGTAACCAACATAGTGAAAAAATAACAGTCCATTAA
- the mRpS24 gene encoding mitochondrial ribosomal protein S24 codes for MLALQKIKPVFLKDTTDCIKYVASIHTTSVCPKTQSGRYRITNKRNKPLTYEMANPPHYIAHRKSWNSWNTSTMLDGLRPSQTAIEDVFIRKFFNGTWHSLVCSEVIIKRQHNMIRIGAIVRQAISARKMYFLIGYTEELLSYWLQCPVTLELQTVQDKNDVVFKYI; via the exons ATGTTAGCCCTACAAAAG ATTAAACCAGTCTTCCTAAAAGACACAACAGATTGTATAAAATATGTGGCTTCAATACATACCACCTCTGTTTGTCCAAAAACACAATCTGGACGTTACCGCATAACCAACAAACGAAACAAACCACTGACCTACGAGATGGCTAACCCACCACACTATATTGCTCATAGAAAATCCTGGAATTCATGGAATACTT CCACGATGTTGGACGGCTTAAGGCCCTCTCAAACTGCCATTGAAGATGTATTTATACGGAAATTTTTCAATGGCACATGGCATTCATTAGTCTGCTCCGAGGTTATCATTAAAAGACAGCATAATATGATACGCATAGGAGCCATAGTTCGACAAGCCATTAGCGCACGCAAGATGTATTTTCTAATTGGTTACACAGAGGAGCTTTTGTCGTATTGGCTACAATGTCCTGTAACACTTGAACTACAAACAGTACAGGATAAAAATGATGttgttttcaaatatatttaa